One region of Coraliomargarita parva genomic DNA includes:
- a CDS encoding alpha/beta hydrolase encodes MSKSMVEVRDPVGTLPEPTFSNVSYGDTERQVMDVWLAKSDRPTPVVVYFHGGGWLTGDKSKVALSGEVQDLLDAGISFVSANYRFIQQSIRTGDTFVEPVVDAERVAREAPPVSVPIGDAARVVQFVRSQAESWNLDKARLAVSGNSAGACSSLWLAFHSDLEDPLASDAIARESTRPCCVAAMCVQTTLDPRQMRKFIPNIVYGGHAFGFTWDPENHGYEFERFSASRDIVLPWVEAYSPYALLDESAPPVYMEYTGGAPNCASDEKDPNHSANFGVLIQPRLDELGIEYEFVYPGIEQRKYANAVDYLIDRLS; translated from the coding sequence ATGAGCAAATCGATGGTTGAAGTGCGGGATCCAGTTGGAACACTTCCGGAACCCACATTTTCCAATGTCTCATATGGGGACACGGAACGTCAGGTGATGGATGTGTGGTTGGCGAAATCAGACCGTCCGACGCCTGTGGTGGTTTATTTTCACGGTGGCGGTTGGCTGACCGGTGACAAAAGCAAGGTTGCTTTGTCGGGCGAGGTCCAAGACCTTCTGGATGCGGGTATCTCATTTGTCTCCGCGAATTATCGCTTTATCCAACAGAGTATCCGAACGGGGGATACATTTGTGGAGCCGGTTGTGGATGCGGAGCGCGTTGCCCGGGAAGCGCCGCCGGTGAGTGTGCCGATCGGGGATGCGGCACGTGTGGTTCAATTTGTGCGGAGTCAGGCTGAAAGTTGGAATTTGGATAAAGCGCGTTTAGCGGTTTCCGGCAATTCCGCCGGAGCCTGTTCCTCTCTCTGGTTGGCTTTTCACTCGGACTTGGAGGATCCGCTTGCTTCGGACGCGATTGCACGGGAGTCAACACGACCTTGCTGCGTTGCAGCGATGTGTGTGCAGACAACTCTGGACCCGAGGCAGATGCGGAAATTTATCCCGAACATCGTATATGGCGGCCATGCCTTTGGTTTTACCTGGGACCCAGAGAATCATGGATATGAATTTGAGCGCTTCAGTGCTTCACGTGATATCGTGCTCCCCTGGGTTGAGGCTTACTCTCCATATGCCTTGCTGGATGAATCGGCACCTCCCGTTTACATGGAATACACCGGTGGGGCCCCGAATTGTGCATCGGATGAAAAAGACCCGAACCACTCCGCTAATTTTGGAGTGCTCATTCAACCTCGCTTGGATGAACTCGGGATCGAATACGAATTTGTCTATCCGGGAATCGAGCAACGGAAATACGCGAATGCGGTCGATTACTTAATCGATCGTTTGTCCTAA
- a CDS encoding sulfatase-like hydrolase/transferase, giving the protein MNIVLIMTDTQPTHMVGCYSGNPKVGTPHIDRLASEGIRFDRAYTTCPLCTPARSALFSGIHPPINGAWANSMAPGLNFPLMGTIFSEAGYRCGYSGKWHLDGTAYFGDGIAGGGFPQDWWFDGKNYADFLGPDKFHTYLKAKTSDELRAGGFTKNDVWGKQVADRAIDFLKQQIDSSQPFLFVASFDEPHGPYVCPPGEWETYDSQQIPVPENFQASLDGKPELQQTHGKQVPQLSESEHRESLRRHYACNQYVDREIGRILDAIDQDHADDTIVIYTSDHGDMQRSHGLRQKGPMMYEEVARIPFIVRMPGGATGTHCNQLVSHLDLIPTLLELSQQPIPGMLQGQSFLKQLHQPQTKGRESLMLSHTRFALNHDGWGGFYPVRCLITQNEKLVINLVDTDEFYLREESKSETLNLIEADQHQQKRDELHDQLLAEMDRIRDPFRSADWANRSWRSTSRTKDYYGGERRYRPSVFPFQPDCLDADGTRSSSA; this is encoded by the coding sequence ATGAATATCGTCCTCATTATGACCGATACGCAGCCCACCCACATGGTGGGCTGCTATTCCGGCAATCCGAAGGTCGGCACACCGCACATTGACCGACTGGCATCCGAAGGCATTCGCTTCGACCGCGCCTATACCACCTGTCCACTTTGCACGCCGGCACGCTCCGCCCTCTTCTCAGGCATTCATCCTCCAATCAACGGAGCATGGGCCAACAGCATGGCACCCGGCCTCAACTTCCCGCTCATGGGCACGATCTTTTCCGAAGCTGGATATCGTTGTGGTTATAGCGGAAAATGGCATCTCGATGGCACGGCCTATTTCGGCGATGGCATCGCCGGCGGCGGATTTCCGCAAGACTGGTGGTTCGACGGCAAGAACTACGCGGACTTTCTAGGTCCTGATAAATTCCACACTTATCTCAAAGCGAAAACGTCCGACGAACTCCGCGCCGGCGGCTTCACGAAGAACGATGTCTGGGGCAAGCAAGTCGCTGACCGCGCAATCGATTTCCTCAAGCAACAGATCGATAGTTCGCAGCCCTTTCTTTTTGTCGCATCTTTCGATGAACCACATGGGCCCTACGTTTGTCCGCCCGGCGAATGGGAAACATACGACAGTCAGCAAATCCCGGTTCCAGAGAACTTTCAGGCTTCGCTCGATGGCAAACCCGAGCTCCAACAAACACACGGCAAACAGGTGCCACAGCTTTCAGAATCCGAACACCGAGAAAGCCTGCGTCGCCACTACGCCTGCAATCAATATGTGGACCGGGAAATTGGACGCATACTAGATGCCATCGACCAGGATCATGCCGACGATACCATCGTCATCTACACCTCGGATCATGGCGATATGCAACGCAGCCACGGCCTCCGCCAAAAAGGGCCGATGATGTATGAAGAGGTCGCGCGCATCCCCTTTATCGTGCGTATGCCCGGAGGCGCGACAGGAACACACTGCAATCAGCTCGTCAGCCATCTGGATCTGATTCCGACACTCTTGGAATTGAGCCAACAGCCAATTCCGGGGATGCTTCAGGGGCAAAGCTTTCTCAAACAGTTACACCAGCCTCAAACAAAGGGTCGAGAGAGCCTCATGTTGAGCCACACACGCTTCGCCCTGAATCATGATGGCTGGGGTGGATTTTACCCGGTGCGTTGCTTGATCACTCAAAATGAGAAATTGGTGATCAATTTAGTGGATACCGATGAATTCTATCTGCGCGAAGAATCCAAGAGCGAAACCCTCAACCTAATTGAGGCCGATCAACATCAACAAAAGCGTGACGAGTTGCACGATCAATTGCTTGCCGAAATGGACCGCATCCGGGATCCGTTTCGCAGTGCAGACTGGGCCAACCGTTCATGGCGATCCACAAGCCGGACGAAAGACTACTACGGGGGCGAACGGCGCTATCGCCCATCGGTTTTCCCATTCCAGCCGGACTGTCTCGATGCCGATGGAACCCGCTCTTCATCTGCATGA
- a CDS encoding LacI family DNA-binding transcriptional regulator, whose protein sequence is MDHSTQRRPTLMDVARSAGVSHMTVSRVVRGTHHVRPATVQRVEQAIQELGYKPDPTMSALAAYRMQGKNTKGEANLAFLDRDESPYSALVYQGLVDEAKLHGYSVERHVLIDDGKAQKQLARVLVSRGVRGLLFGPSNVEWSYTGWDWDEFAMVSLGALTHNPVMHSVCIHYFEAAYNACRMALDAGAQRVGFAVEPRLEKRTGHQWLGGYTAALAAQGLHIYLGSWPLAGPFKKWCRSHQLDAILCVNPQLLDAWPGDHSSVYLLNDGGMKASQTMNRYYLDPRQIGVEGVRFLHHLLLRREYGLPKESKATVLNGTWYRSAS, encoded by the coding sequence ATGGATCATTCTACACAACGTCGGCCGACCTTGATGGATGTCGCTCGATCTGCGGGCGTGAGTCATATGACTGTGTCACGTGTGGTTCGGGGCACGCATCACGTTCGTCCTGCAACCGTTCAGCGGGTTGAGCAGGCGATTCAAGAGCTTGGTTACAAGCCGGATCCCACCATGTCTGCTTTGGCTGCCTATCGGATGCAGGGTAAAAATACCAAGGGGGAAGCGAATTTGGCTTTTTTGGACCGAGACGAAAGTCCTTACAGTGCCTTGGTGTATCAAGGCCTAGTGGATGAGGCGAAACTGCACGGATACTCTGTGGAACGGCATGTCTTGATCGATGATGGCAAGGCGCAAAAACAGCTCGCCCGAGTTCTGGTGAGTCGTGGTGTGCGTGGTTTGCTCTTCGGCCCGTCGAATGTGGAGTGGAGTTATACAGGATGGGATTGGGATGAGTTTGCCATGGTTTCCTTGGGGGCGCTGACGCACAACCCGGTGATGCACTCCGTTTGCATTCATTACTTCGAAGCGGCTTATAACGCCTGCCGCATGGCATTGGACGCTGGCGCACAACGAGTAGGCTTTGCGGTGGAACCTCGTTTAGAGAAACGCACAGGCCACCAATGGTTAGGCGGCTATACGGCGGCTTTAGCGGCTCAAGGTCTACATATATATCTTGGGAGTTGGCCATTAGCTGGGCCTTTCAAGAAATGGTGTCGAAGCCATCAGTTGGATGCGATCCTGTGCGTGAATCCTCAATTGCTCGATGCCTGGCCGGGGGATCACTCATCTGTCTACTTATTGAACGATGGTGGAATGAAAGCGTCTCAGACGATGAATCGTTACTATCTCGATCCCCGGCAGATCGGGGTCGAAGGGGTGCGTTTCTTACATCACCTGCTTTTACGTCGCGAGTATGGTTTACCGAAAGAGTCAAAGGCTACGGTTCTAAACGGGACTTGGTATCGCTCCGCATCATGA
- a CDS encoding LacI family DNA-binding transcriptional regulator, whose product MPNQRALAAQLGLSQTTVSRALRNHPSIPRETRERVWEGARLSGYRPNPQVSSLMEQIRQGRKPEAHSTIAILAGNNLKRSPKNSTIQRLYLGHQEQALEYGYRTEIFPLPSKLSESRELDRILYSRGITGLILAYSGENPSTLPQLTWDRYAAATVSDVSCQLPIDRASSDHQRNTTRAYNELLKRGYTRIGICLPQHSLHARDGYDNSWLAAYLACNFRQPKSRQIPVFTGTIHDTEVTRFQNWYQRWKPDALITLLGEEIQWLEAMNLSAPDDIGLVCLNRPPDSDFTGIDENNVQVGGTVCELVVSRITNNQLGLPTCPRRVLIDGVWIEGSTLPSRKPIS is encoded by the coding sequence ATGCCTAACCAACGTGCATTGGCTGCCCAGCTGGGACTCTCGCAAACAACGGTTTCCCGTGCGCTGCGAAACCATCCATCGATCCCTCGAGAAACGCGCGAGCGGGTCTGGGAAGGCGCTCGGTTGTCAGGCTACCGCCCCAACCCACAGGTCAGCTCTTTGATGGAGCAAATCCGACAAGGGCGTAAACCGGAAGCACATAGCACGATTGCCATACTCGCAGGAAATAATCTCAAACGATCTCCTAAAAATTCCACGATTCAACGTCTCTATCTGGGACATCAAGAACAGGCACTTGAATACGGCTACCGCACAGAAATCTTTCCACTACCAAGCAAACTAAGTGAAAGTCGAGAGTTGGACCGCATTCTTTACTCTCGTGGGATTACCGGCCTGATCCTCGCCTACTCTGGCGAAAATCCGAGCACCCTGCCCCAATTGACATGGGACCGCTACGCCGCTGCCACGGTCAGCGATGTCTCCTGCCAACTTCCCATTGATCGGGCATCCAGTGATCACCAACGCAATACCACCCGCGCCTACAACGAACTACTCAAGCGAGGCTATACACGCATTGGCATCTGCCTGCCCCAGCACTCGCTGCATGCCCGTGACGGCTACGACAACTCCTGGCTCGCCGCCTACCTCGCCTGCAACTTCCGACAGCCTAAGTCACGGCAAATCCCAGTCTTCACCGGAACCATTCATGACACGGAGGTCACTCGCTTTCAAAACTGGTATCAGCGTTGGAAACCCGACGCCCTCATCACACTCCTAGGCGAGGAAATACAGTGGCTGGAAGCAATGAATCTCTCTGCGCCCGATGATATTGGGCTCGTCTGTCTCAACCGTCCACCGGATTCCGACTTCACAGGCATCGACGAAAACAATGTGCAAGTCGGCGGCACTGTCTGCGAACTCGTGGTCTCACGAATCACTAACAATCAACTCGGCCTCCCCACGTGTCCTCGCCGGGTCCTGATCGACGGCGTCTGGATCGAAGGTAGCACACTGCCCTCCCGAAAGCCAATATCGTAA
- a CDS encoding glycoside hydrolase family 3 protein translates to MLKTSLQETNKDPIEALIQSMSLREKIGQTVQLGLNSRFYQGEALEEYLAEYPVGSVFCGGEIITHAEGKAATLREQLARVQRASKFPLLVAGDLEAGAGQAVADKTRFPMLMSLAACDDESMAYEYGKYTALEGREAGFNWTFAPVVDVQKNWLNPIVTNRGMGDDAGRVARLAGAVIQGMQDHGLAACAKHFPGDGVDFRDQHLTTSVNSLTECEWWAQHGGVFQSVIDRGVQTIMPGHIALPWCDPVRAKSGRPRPATLSEPILTQLLRERMGFDGVLVTDALIMAGFVAWAPREERLLEAFIAGNDVMLWPEKDYYGLMERAIDSGRVSMERLDASVRRILKLKQKLGLLDLPDASQQFAPIVEDPIVREKAVELSSRVADQSITLVRNRENLLPLDAGKVRTVLLHSAIPEHVYDKHIDALAEKLEARGLEVTRHKNGNCLDVNKMEQAGQTWDVYLVVYSLQIHQMKNAVRPVGELGEVQWAQQYAETMKPITISLNTAYLTFDNPYLDTLVNAYNTHPTTIDALDRALFGEIPFNGQSPVELDPIPERTGYLG, encoded by the coding sequence ATGCTTAAGACATCTTTGCAAGAAACGAACAAGGACCCGATCGAGGCACTGATTCAGTCTATGAGCTTGCGCGAAAAAATCGGGCAGACGGTGCAACTCGGACTGAATTCGCGCTTTTACCAAGGAGAAGCATTGGAGGAGTATCTCGCGGAATACCCAGTGGGTAGCGTGTTCTGCGGTGGGGAAATCATTACCCATGCCGAGGGCAAGGCCGCGACCTTACGCGAACAGCTCGCGCGTGTGCAGCGTGCCAGTAAGTTCCCATTGTTGGTCGCGGGTGACCTGGAAGCTGGAGCAGGACAAGCGGTCGCCGATAAGACGCGCTTTCCCATGCTGATGTCGTTGGCTGCCTGTGATGACGAATCAATGGCGTATGAGTATGGTAAATACACGGCCTTGGAAGGGCGCGAAGCCGGATTTAACTGGACCTTTGCTCCGGTGGTGGATGTGCAAAAGAATTGGTTGAATCCGATCGTAACGAATCGTGGTATGGGAGATGATGCCGGGCGTGTTGCGAGGCTTGCGGGAGCTGTCATTCAAGGGATGCAGGATCACGGGCTGGCCGCGTGCGCCAAGCACTTTCCCGGTGATGGAGTCGATTTCCGGGATCAGCATTTGACGACATCGGTCAATTCACTGACTGAGTGCGAATGGTGGGCGCAGCATGGAGGCGTTTTTCAATCAGTCATTGATCGCGGTGTGCAGACGATCATGCCCGGGCACATTGCGCTGCCTTGGTGTGATCCGGTGCGTGCCAAGTCGGGGCGTCCGCGTCCGGCGACATTATCGGAACCGATTCTGACTCAGCTCCTGCGCGAGCGCATGGGCTTTGACGGTGTGCTGGTGACGGATGCCTTGATCATGGCTGGATTTGTCGCCTGGGCACCGCGTGAGGAGCGTCTGCTCGAAGCCTTCATTGCGGGCAATGATGTCATGCTCTGGCCTGAAAAGGATTATTATGGACTGATGGAGCGCGCGATCGACTCAGGCCGCGTGAGCATGGAGCGATTGGATGCCAGTGTGCGTCGGATTCTTAAACTGAAGCAGAAGCTTGGCCTGCTTGATTTGCCTGATGCTTCACAGCAGTTCGCACCGATTGTGGAAGATCCGATTGTTCGTGAAAAAGCCGTTGAATTATCGAGTCGTGTCGCGGATCAGAGTATCACCTTGGTGCGAAACCGTGAAAATTTGCTGCCGCTCGATGCCGGCAAGGTGAGAACGGTTCTTCTGCACAGCGCGATCCCGGAGCATGTGTACGACAAGCACATCGATGCATTGGCTGAAAAGCTGGAAGCGCGTGGGTTGGAGGTGACCCGCCACAAGAACGGGAACTGCCTCGACGTGAACAAAATGGAGCAGGCCGGTCAGACTTGGGATGTCTACCTCGTTGTCTATTCGCTGCAGATCCACCAGATGAAGAATGCAGTGCGCCCTGTAGGAGAACTCGGCGAGGTGCAATGGGCTCAACAATATGCCGAGACCATGAAGCCGATCACAATATCGCTCAACACCGCCTACCTGACTTTCGATAACCCCTATCTGGATACGCTGGTCAACGCCTATAATACGCATCCAACCACGATCGATGCGCTCGACCGCGCGCTCTTCGGGGAGATCCCCTTCAATGGGCAATCACCGGTTGAGCTGGACCCGATACCGGAGCGCACCGGATACTTGGGGTGA